A window from Schistosoma haematobium chromosome 1, whole genome shotgun sequence encodes these proteins:
- a CDS encoding hypothetical protein (EggNog:ENOG410V626~COG:O~MEROPS:MER0000691) — protein sequence MSDRTCIQSRGRQSVELSAVDLMSCCSDCGFGCDGGFLGHAWDYWVKEGIVTGSSKENHTGCQPYPFPKCEHYVKGKYPACGEKMYKAPRCNQTCQKSYKIPYSQDKHRGR from the coding sequence ATGAGTGATCGAACCTGCATACAGTCACGTGGCAGACAATCTGTGGAACTAAGTGCTGTGGATCTAATGAGCTGTTGTAGCGATTGCGGATTTGGGTGTGATGGTGGATTCCTTGGTCATGCTTGGGATTATTGGGTGAAGGAAGGTATTGTTACTGGAAGTTCGAAAGAGAATCACACAGGCTGTCAACCATATCCATTCCCGAAATGTGAGCATTATGTTAAAGGGAAGTATCCTGCATGCGGTGAAAAAATGTACAAAGCTCCTCGTTGTAATCAGACATGTCAGAAAAGTTACAAGATCCCATACTCCCAAGACAAGCATCGAGGTAGGTAA